GCGCTGCCATCGGAGTAGCGCACACCATGCTTCGCCAGATAGTAGGCGTAGTTGATCACGCCGATACCCAGGGTACGACGACCCATTGCGCCACGCTGTGCTGCCGGAATCGGGTAATCCTGATAATCGAGCAGGGCATCAAGCGCACGCACCGCCAGGGTAGCCAGCTCTTCCAGATCGCCGAGGCTTTCGATGGCGCCGAGGTTGAACGCAGAGAGCGTACACAGGGCGATCTCACCGTTTTCGTCGTTAACATCTTCCAGCGGTTTGGTCGGCAGGGCGATTTCCAGGCAGAGGTTAGACTGGCGAACCGGCGCGATGCGCGGATCAAACGGGCTGTGAGTGTTGCAGTGATCGACGTTCTGAATGTAGATACGGCCAGTAGAAGCACGTTCCTGCATCATCAGTGAGAAGAGATCGACCGCTTTAACACGCTGCTGGCGGATGCTCTTATCCTGCTCGTATTTGGTGTAGAGGCGCTCAAACTCATCCTGATCGGCGAAGAATGCGTCATACAGGCCAGGCACGTCAGACGGACTGAACAGGGTGATATCTTCGCCTTTCAGCAGGCGCTGATACATCAGCTTGTTGAGCTGTACGCCGTAGTCCATGTGACGCACGCGGTTACCTTCAACACCACGGTTGTTCTTCAGTACCAGCAGGCTTTCGATTTCCAGATGCCACATCGGGTAGAACAGCGTCGCTGCACCGCCGCGCACGCCGCCCTGAGAACAGGACTTCACCGCCGTCTGGAAATGCTTGTAGAACGGGATACAGCCAGTGTGGAACGCTTCCCCGCCGCGAATCGGGCTGCCCAGCGCACGGATACGGCCGGCATTGATGCCGATACCGGCACGCTGAGAGACATATTTCACAATCGCGCTAGAGGTGGCGTTGATGGAGTCCAGGCTGTCGCCGCACTCGATCAGCACACAGGAGCTGAACTGACGCGTTGGCGTACGCACGCCCGACATGATTGGCGTCGGCAGCGAGATTTTGAACGTCGAGATCGCATCATAGAAACGCTTGATGTAATCCATGCGCGTGTCGCGCGGGTAGCCAGAGAACAGGCAGGCCGCGACCAGAATGTAGAGGAACTGCGCGCTCTCGTAGATTTCACCCGAGACGCGGTTCTGCACCAGATATTTGCCTTCCAGCTGCTTCACAGCGGCGTAGGAGAAGTTCATGTCACGCCAGTGGTCGAGGAACTCGTCCATCTGTGCGAACTCTTCCTGGCTGTAATCTTCCAGCAGGTGGCGATCATATTTGCCCATGTCGACCATCTTAACGACCTGGTCATAAAGCTTCGGCGGCTCAAACTGACCGTACGCTTTTTTGCGCAGGTGGAAGATCGCCAGGCGGGCAGCCAGGTACTGATAGTCAGGGGCATCGCGAGAGATGAGGTCTGCTGCGGCCTTGATGATGGTTTCATGAATGTCAGAAGTTCTGATTCCATCATAGAACTGAATATGGGAGCGCAGTTCAACCTGTGAAACTGAGACGTTGTTCAGCCCTTCAGCTGCCCAGTCCAGCACACGGTGAATTTTGTCGAGATCAATGCGCTCCTGGCGGCCATCGCGTTTAGTAACGAGCAGACTCTGGTTCATGTCGCGTATTTACCTTTGCGTGAGTATC
This genomic window from Pantoea sp. Lij88 contains:
- the nrdA gene encoding class 1a ribonucleoside-diphosphate reductase subunit alpha, with product MNQSLLVTKRDGRQERIDLDKIHRVLDWAAEGLNNVSVSQVELRSHIQFYDGIRTSDIHETIIKAAADLISRDAPDYQYLAARLAIFHLRKKAYGQFEPPKLYDQVVKMVDMGKYDRHLLEDYSQEEFAQMDEFLDHWRDMNFSYAAVKQLEGKYLVQNRVSGEIYESAQFLYILVAACLFSGYPRDTRMDYIKRFYDAISTFKISLPTPIMSGVRTPTRQFSSCVLIECGDSLDSINATSSAIVKYVSQRAGIGINAGRIRALGSPIRGGEAFHTGCIPFYKHFQTAVKSCSQGGVRGGAATLFYPMWHLEIESLLVLKNNRGVEGNRVRHMDYGVQLNKLMYQRLLKGEDITLFSPSDVPGLYDAFFADQDEFERLYTKYEQDKSIRQQRVKAVDLFSLMMQERASTGRIYIQNVDHCNTHSPFDPRIAPVRQSNLCLEIALPTKPLEDVNDENGEIALCTLSAFNLGAIESLGDLEELATLAVRALDALLDYQDYPIPAAQRGAMGRRTLGIGVINYAYYLAKHGVRYSDGSANGLTHKTFEAIQYYLLKASNELAKEQGACPWFNETTYAQGILPIDTYKKDLDAISNEPLHLDWESLREEIKTHGLRNSTLSALMPSETSSQISNATNGIEPPRGHISIKASKDGILRQVVPEYERLKDQYELLWEMPNNDGYLQLVGLMQKFIDQAISSNTNYDPSRFANGKVPMKQLLKDLLTAYKFGVKTLYYQNTRDGAEDAQDDLAPSIQDDGCESGACKI